The Polyangium aurulentum genomic interval TAATGCGCCTCGGCGGACGCGTAATCGCGCGCCGCGTGGTGCGCGGCGCCGAGCAGGTGGCGGGCCTCGCTGCGTTTTTCGGGGGCGGACGCGAAGGCCGCCTCCGCCAGCTCGACGGCGCGACGGAGCTTCTGGATGCCCTCGTCGGGCCCGCGCAGGTACGTGAGCGCGTTGCCGTAGGTCTTGAGCGCGTCCGAGAGCAGCCCGGGATCGCCGAGCGCCTCCGCCGCGCCGATCGCTTCCTCGCCGGCCTCGAGCGCCTCGTCGCCGTCGCCCCGGTAAAACAGGCCCATGCAGCGATCGATGAGGCCGCGCACCTCCTCGGGCGTCGTGGTCTTGCCGTCGCGCCCGCTCGCGACGAGCACGAATTCGCGGTCGCCCCAGAGGGTGGAAAAGTAATCGTCTTCCCGGGCCTTCTTGCCCCACTTCGGGTCGTGGCGCATGGCCGCGCGAAGGTCGGCGAGGGCCTCCTCCTTCTTGCCGAGACGCGCGAGCTCGCAGGCGCGGTTGAAATGCATGAGCCCGCGCGGATCGCTCGCGGACGGCTCGCGCCCGGCGAGCGCGCGGTCCAGCACGGCGATCGCGTCGACGTAGGCCGCGATCGCCTCCTCGTGGCGATTGAGGAACGTGAGGGCGAGCGCGCGGTTTTGCCAGGCTTGCGCGTGCTCCCGATCGAGCGCGAGGACCTGCTCGGCCACGGGCAAGAGCCTGTCGTGGCGGCCCTTCGAGAGGTGATGGCTCATGAGATCGCCGAGCACCTTGATCGGCGTCACGGGCCTGCCCGCGCGCATGGCCTCGTACACGCGGCGCGCGCGGACGGCCGCAGGCGAGCGCGGGGCGGGCGCGCCGAGACGCGCGAGGGCCTCGTGATAGGCCGCAGCCGCGTCGTCCCGATCCTTCCACTGCGCTCGCGCCTCGGCGAGCGCATACCAGGCCTCCGGCAGCTCCGGCAGAAGCTTGACCGCGCGCGCGAGGATCTCGGGCGCATCTTTTCGGAACGACTCCTGGAGCGCGATGCCGAGCGCGAGCGAAAGCTCGGCCTCTGCGCCCGTGCTCATCCGGACGAGCGCGCGCAATGCCTCGACCAGCTCGTCGTCCTTGTCGGCCGCGTCGAGCTTTTCGTGCAGCGCGAGGGCTGCATTCACGATCTCCTCGGCAATCTCGTCCGACGGGCGCCCGACGCGCGCCGCGATGCGCGCGATCGGCTCGGCGAGACCTGTGCGCTCGTCCGCCTCCGCGAGCGCTGCGGCCCCGTGCATGAACACGAGGGCCGCGGCATTTCGGCCTTGGCCCTCGAGGGCCAGGGCGCGGTTCTTCCAGCCGAGCACGCTCTGCGGCTCGTCGGCGATGACGGCGAGGGCGGCCTCGTGCAGCTCGGGCCATCGATGGCCCTCCGCGAGGGCGGCGAGGCGCGCGCGCCGATCGGCCTTGTGCTGCGCTGCGGCCTGCTTTGCCCGCGCCTCCTCGTCGTGCCGGCGCCGGTCGGCCCACGTCTCGGCTGCGGGCTGCATGTCCGCATACCGCCGCGCGGACGCGGCGATCGCGTCGTCGAGCTTCGCGGGGAGGATCGCGAGGGCCGCGTCGAATGCCGCCCACCGCACGGGCGCGCTCGCGTCGAGGAGCCGCTCGCCGAGCAGCGAGACGACCTCGTCCCCCACAGGATCCTCGTCGCGCACGAGCAAGCTCAAACGGCCGAGCGTGCGGATACGCTGGGCCGGCTCCCCTGCCCTGCGCGCCGTGTCGAGCGCTTCGGCGGCCATCTCGACCCCGAACCGCTCCCCGAGGCGGCGACCGAGCGCCTCCTCGCCGGGGCCACGCGCGATGAGCAGCGCCGCGCCCGTCGTGCTCTCGGCGATGAACGCGAGGAGGTCCTCGCCGAGCCTCCAGTTCGTCGTGCGATGGCCATTCGTCCACGGCGTGTCGTAGGTGCGAGAAAAACCCTCGCCGCGCGCGAAGCGCTCCACGTCCTCACGCGCGACCGGATCCCGAAGAAGCAGCTTGATCACGGCTCCTCCTCCTCCTCGTCCTCGTCCTCGTCCTCGAAATCGTCGTCCTCGTCCTCGTCGAAATCGTCGTCCTCGTCCTCGTCGAAATCGTCGTCCTCCTCGGCGCCGTCGAGGTCTTCGTCCTCGTCTTCGGCGGCTTGCGTGGGCGGTTTCGGGGCGAGGAGGCCTTCGAGCTGGCCGCGCAGGCTCGCGTCCTCGGTCGTGGCGAGCACCTCGTGCAAGAGGCCGCGGTAGCCGTACGCGCTGGCCAGCTCGAGCGCCGCCATCGCGTGCTCGCCGCCCTGCATCGATTCGAGCAGCGCGAGGGCCGTCGTCTCGCCGGGCTCGAGCGCGCATTTCGCGAGCGCGAGGTAGGGCACGGCTCCTTCGCGTCCAATCGCCTCGTCGACGAAGTCGCGCGTGAGTATCGGTCCGCGCAGGATCGACGCCAGAAGGTCCACGGGGATGTCGTCCGGCAGGACGTTCGGCACGCTGGTGCGCAGCGCGCGGGCGAGGTCGGGGTGGCGCGAGGGCTCGTAGCGCAGCTCGAAGACGAAGCCGTTCCACGCGTGCTGCTCGACCCGCAGCACGCTGCGCGACCAGAGCGTGCGAAAGCCGTATGCGAGAAAGCGCGAGGGCGTCTGCCGCCGGCTCTCGTCGAGCAGCACGCGCAGGTGGATCATCGACAAGGACGACGGATCGAGGGGCCAGGGATCGTCGTCCTTCGCGTTGCCCCAGAAGGGCGTGTCGATCCAGCCCTCGAAGACCGCGATCGCCTGCGCGAGGTGATCGATCGAATCGAGCCCCAGCTCGTCGGACGTGCCCTTGAAGATGCGCTCGACGCGCGAAAAGCCGTGCACCGATCCGAGCGCGCTGGCGAGGTACGGCCCGAGCGCCTCGCGCAGGCTCGCCGGGGTTCTACCGAGCGGAACCCACAGGAGCGAAGGCATCTTGTCGCCGAGCGCGGCGACGAGGCCCTCGGGCGCTTCGGGGTCGAAGAGCAGGGTGAGCGGCTCCTGGCGCTCGGCGAGGCGCGCTCTTCGGGGTGGACCGGAGGCGACGGGCACGCTGCGCGCGATGCGGCGGCGGCAGATCGCCTTGAAATCCTCGCCGAAGGGGATCTCGTCCCACGTCTCGAGCATCTCGCCCCCGCGGGCCCTCGACGCCTTGCCGTCGAGCCATTGCAAAGGCAGGGCCTTGTGCCCGGGCTCCGCGCCGTCCCTCAACGTTGAAACCCAGTCGGGCACGCCCTCGATCGAGCTCGCCATCGTGTGCGCTCTCCTCCTGCGTGAACCGAGCAAGGACAGCCGCAGTTTTCCCGCCGCGTCAAGGGCCTTGGCGCGGCGGCACGAAGGCGACGAACGCGCGCCGAGCGCCACGCGAGAGCCATTTCGTTGGCTTTTGCTCGCGCAGCCATCCCCGGCGCGACGCGCTCGGGTCCTTCCCGACGAGGGTTGCGGGTTTTTCTGGGCGGATGCCGCCACCGTCGCATCGAAAAAAAACATGCTGTCTGTCGAGGCTGTCTGTCGAGGCTGGTAAAACGACCTGGTACAGGTGGGATCCAGTTGGTCCACTCGATCCCAGGCCGACAGGGGCGGCGGGAACAGCACGATTCCAGCGTTGCATGACACTTGGAACCGGGCTGCACCTTTCGGGATGTCACGACGCGTCATTGCGTGGATGAGCACATGACGATATTGTAATTATTGCCTGGCGACAGCATGAATTCATGGTGCGGCGCTTGCTCTTCATCAAGCCCACCGACGACGGCGCCGTCCTAGCCGAGCTTCCAAAGGGCTAGCGACAGGTTCGGCTCGACCCCCATTGACCGCTCGGACCAGGAGAATCCCATGCACCATTCGCGTTCTCTCGTTGCGCTCGCTGCATTCGCCATCCTCGCCGGCTGCGGCGTCGAGGAATCCGAACTCGACGTCCAGGGCGAGCAGCTCGTCGAGAACACCGCGGAGGCGGAGCAGGCGCTCACGACGGCCAAGGTCTGGTTCACGGACGGGGACGGCGTCAACGTGCGCTCGACCCCGAGCACCAGCGGCACCGTCCTCGGCTGGCTCGCCGAGGGCACGAGCATCGGGATTTCATGTCAGACCACGGGCACGACCATCAATGGCACCAATATCTGGGACTACTTGCCCGGCTATGGCGGCTACGTGACCGACGCGTACGTGCTCACCGGCTATGACGGCTTCATCCCCGGCATGCCGATGTGCGACGCGCCTCCTCCTCCTCCGAGCAGCGGAACCCTCGGCGCCACGATCGTGTCGAAGGCCCGGGCCCAGATGCCCTACACCGCGACGGCCGCCAACTGCAACAAGTTCAGCAGCTACTACGGCAATGGCTGTATCGCATGGTGCTCCGATTACGCGCGCTACGTCTGGCAGATGTCCGGCGCCAAGGTGGACGGCCTCTCCGCCTCGTCGATCACGTTCTACAACTACGGCATCAAGTACGGCACGTGGAAGCCGAACAAGGCCGGCGTCGTCATGAAGCCCGGCGACGCTGTCATCTGGGCCCACAACACCGGCTATAGCGAGCACGTGGGCATCGTCACCGAGGTCAGCGGCAGCACGTTCAGGTCCATTCACGGGAACTTCTACTACAACGGGACCAGCAATCCCTCGATCGTGCACGAGACGTCCTTCCAGCCCCTCACCTGGCAAGCGGGTACGGGCGCTCCCATCCTCGGATTCATCTCGCCGGTGCAGTGACCCCAATCCACGCTCGGAACAGGAGAATCCCCATGCACCCTTCACGTTCCCTCGTGGCGCTCGCGGCGCTCGCCCTGATCGCCGGCTGCGGCGGCGAGGAATCGGAGCTCGATTACGCGGGCGAGCACGAGAGCGAGAACATCGGGACGGCGGAGCAGGCCGCCGTCTTCATGAACGCCAAGATCTGGAACACCGGCGGCGTCGCCCTCAATGTCCGTTCCACCCCGAGCACGAGCGGCACCATTGTCGGATCGGTCGCCGAAGGCACGAGCGTCGGGATCGAGTGTCAGGTCAACGGGACGCTGGTCGGGAGCACGACCATCTGGGACTATTTGCCCGCGTACGGCGGCTACGTGACCGACGCCTACGTGTACACCGGCTATGACGGCTTCGTCCCCGGCATGCCCATTTGCGGCTCGTCCGGCGGCGGCGGGAGCACGCCCCTCGTCGTCAATGGGAGCACCCTCAACGCGTCCCAGGACAAGTGGGTGCGCTGGATAGCGAAAAACACGTTCCCCAAGCTCCAGGGGACCCTCTCTCAGCGCCTGGACGTGGCGTCCCGCGTGACCTGGTGGGCGCTGAAGGAGGGCGTGCTCGACACCACCAACCCCATTGCCTATTCGAACTGCGACAACGTCCATCAGGGTCCCCTCTACGTCTGCTACGGGATGTGGCAGGCCGGGATCTCGGGCATCCAGATCAACGACAAAGACCCGGTCGAGGTGGAGAACCTGGCGCTGAAGATTCACGCGGGCTCGACGATCAAGGACGTGCTGGCCAAGGCCGCCTTGTCGGGAGGATTCGCGGCGGGGACGTCGACGTACAACAGCATCGTCAACGCGACCGGGGGCCTGCGTCATTCGTGGCTGCTGAGGGAGTCCGCGGTCGGCTTCACGAGGCAGGATCCGGTGGTCAACAGCGAGTGCGTCGTCGGTGCCAAGTCCTGGTGCTACGGCTCGGGCTGGTATCCCTCGAACGTCTATGCGCCCACCAAGACCGCCGCGCTGAAATCCATCAGCGACCTGAGGGCGATCATCAGCACGCTCACGCAGTGACGCGATCCTGACGGCGACCCCGCCGACGGGACAAAAGCAGAACGCCGAGCCGTGCAAACGGTTCGGCGTTCTCGCTTTGGCTGCCCCGGACAGCCTCGAACACGCGGGGACAAAAGAAAAGAGCGCCTACTCTACGGCGGGGGGGGGGAGCCGGAGCAGGCGCTCGCGAGTCCTTAGTGCACGCCCTGGGCCAACCCTGCAAGGGAGAGGTTCCGCAGGGTTAGGTCAGCGTCAGCGGCTCGTCGTTTCAGAGGTGCAATTTCTCCCCAGCAGGTCCGCACGATATCCCCAGGGGTGGGGCTCAAAGCGGATATGTCAGGGTCGAACCTAGGACTGTCACCAGCAGAAGAACCACGGGCACGAGCACGAGGAAGACGAGGAACGTGTAGCCCATCACGTCCCGCGCCCGCAGGCCGAAGAGGCCGAGGATGGGCAGCATCCAGAACGGCTGCACGAGGTTCGCGAGCGCCTCGCCCAGATCGTAGACCGCCACCATCCAGCCGAGGTGCACCCCGAGATCGTGCGCGGCCGCCATCACGTACGGCGCCTCGATCACCCACTTCGAGCCGCCGCTCGGCACGAACACGCCGAGCACCGCCGAGTAGATCGCCACGACGGCCGGATACGTCGCCTTGGTCGAGATGCCCACGAAGAAGCCCGCGATGGCCTCGTTCAGGTGCGTCTTGACGATCAGGGCCGCGATCCCCGCGTAGAACGGGAATTGCAAAATGACGCCCCAGACCCCCGGCGTCGCCTCCTTCACCGCCCGCATGAGCCGCGCCGGCGTCCCGTGCAGCGCGACGCCGAGCGTGAGAAAGAGCAGGTTCACCGTGTTCAGGTTGAGCGCGTTGAGCCCCTGCCCGCTCCCGATGAAGTAGCGCAACAAATACCCGCCCGAGAGGATCACGAAGAGCACGCTGAGCAGGGGCGAGAACTCGAGCCACTCGCCCGGCGTGTTGCGCCGCAGGGGCTCGTCGGCCTCGAGCGGCGAGGGGCCGAGATCGATGCCCATGTCCTTCGCCGTGCGCGCCCGCGCGCCCGCCGGGGCGTAGAGGTAGACGAGCGCAGTCACGATCGCGACCTCGACGACCACGCTGACGAGGCTCTGCCAGAGGAAGATCGTGCTCGAGAGCGGGATCACGCCGCCCGGGATCTTGCCGCCCGCCTCGACGATGGCGCGCGTCGCCGGCTGCATAGCCGAGGGCGTCGCCATCTGCAGCGCCGCCGAGCCGCTCAGGCCCTGCGCCCAGATGCTGCCGAGGCCGAGAAAAGCGCTCGCCGCCACCGCGCGGTAGTCGACGTCGCGGATCCTGCGCGCCACCTCCTTGGCGAGCATCGCGCTGAAGATGAGGGAAAATCCCCAGTTCAGCCACGACGAGAGCATCGCGAAGAGGGCCACCCACGCGACGGCCGCGCGCGCCGAGCGAGGCACACCGGCGAGCGCGCGGATGAGGCGGTACACCGGCCGCGTCGTCGCCACCACGTAGCCGGTGATGATGACGAGGGCCATCTGCAGCGTGAAAGGGATGAGCTCCCAGAAGCCGCCGCCCCAGATCTCGGCCACCTGCGCCGCCGCAGCGAGCGGGCCCTTCTGCCGGCCGAGGACCACGCCCGCGGCGATCGCCACGAGGAAGGTCGCGACCAGCGCGAAGACGAACGCGTCGGGGATCCAGCGCTCGGACCAGTCGGTGAAGCGCGCGGCGGCACGCTCGAGCGGCCCCGGGGGCGGGCCGTCGTCGCGCGCGCCCGTGGAGGAGGTCGCCTTGTCGAGGGAGCGAGGGAGCTCTGCGCCGGACATGGGCGAGAGATTACCCGGCTCTTGACCCGCGCGCCGCCCTCGCTATTCACCCAAGCCCCTCGCGGCGTGGGGCATCGAACGTCGCGCTCCTTGCCCGAATCCCCATGAACGCGAACACGCTCCGCACCCTCGCCGCCCTCTCGGCCCTGCTCGGCCTTTCGTGCAGCCGCTCCCCCGAGGCGCCCGCGCCGATCGAGCCCCAAGCCTCGACGGCCGGGGCCGCCCCCCTCGCCTCCCCCTCCCCGGCCCTCTCGAGCGTGCTCATCGAGGGCGTGCCGCACGTCCGCCAGAAGCCCGACTTCTGCGGCGAGGCGTGCATCTCGATGGCGCTCGCCAAGCTCGGCCGGCCGCTCGATCAGGACGAGGTGTTCGCGCGCAGCGGCGTGGATCCGGCGCTCGGGCGCGGGGCATTCACGAAGGAGATGCAGGCGGCCCTCGAGCGCGTGGGCTTCGATCCGGGCCCGGTGTGGAGGAAGGTCGAGGCCGCGCGCGCGGGCGCCGGACTCGATGCCGAATTCAAGGCGCTGCACGACGACCTGCGCGCGGGGGTTCCCTCGATCGTGTGCATGCACTACAGCGACAAACCCGAGACCACCGAGCATTTTCGCCTGGTGCTCGGCTACGACGCCGCGAAGGACGAGGTGATCTACCACGAGCCGGCCGAGGACGACGGCGCCTACCGCCGCATGCCCCGCGCGCTCTTCTTGAAGCTCTGGCCGCTCAAATACAACGCCGAGACCTGGACCGTGATCCGCATGCGCATGGCGCCGCGCGATCTGTCGCTCGCCGCGAAGGCGCCGCCGAAGCCGGGTTTTTCGCCCGCCGCGTTCGCGCAGCACGTGATGGCGCTGAAGCCGAAGATCGATCGGCTGGGCGGCCGCTTCACCGTCATCGTCGAGCCGCCGTTCGTCGTCATCGGCGACGGCGATCCGGCCGCGGTTCGGGCGGGCTCGGAGCGCACGGTGCGCTGGGCGACGGCGAAGCTCAAGCAGGACTATTTCACGAAGGATCCCGATCGGATCCTCGACGTCTGGCTCTTCAAGGACGCCGCGAGCTACAACAAGAACGCGCGCGCCCTCTTCGGCGAGACGCCGTCGACGCCCTACGGCTGGTACAGCTCGCGG includes:
- a CDS encoding tetratricopeptide repeat protein, which encodes MIKLLLRDPVAREDVERFARGEGFSRTYDTPWTNGHRTTNWRLGEDLLAFIAESTTGAALLIARGPGEEALGRRLGERFGVEMAAEALDTARRAGEPAQRIRTLGRLSLLVRDEDPVGDEVVSLLGERLLDASAPVRWAAFDAALAILPAKLDDAIAASARRYADMQPAAETWADRRRHDEEARAKQAAAQHKADRRARLAALAEGHRWPELHEAALAVIADEPQSVLGWKNRALALEGQGRNAAALVFMHGAAALAEADERTGLAEPIARIAARVGRPSDEIAEEIVNAALALHEKLDAADKDDELVEALRALVRMSTGAEAELSLALGIALQESFRKDAPEILARAVKLLPELPEAWYALAEARAQWKDRDDAAAAYHEALARLGAPAPRSPAAVRARRVYEAMRAGRPVTPIKVLGDLMSHHLSKGRHDRLLPVAEQVLALDREHAQAWQNRALALTFLNRHEEAIAAYVDAIAVLDRALAGREPSASDPRGLMHFNRACELARLGKKEEALADLRAAMRHDPKWGKKAREDDYFSTLWGDREFVLVASGRDGKTTTPEEVRGLIDRCMGLFYRGDGDEALEAGEEAIGAAEALGDPGLLSDALKTYGNALTYLRGPDEGIQKLRRAVELAEAAFASAPEKRSEARHLLGAAHHAARDYASAEAHYRKALDERVAGLGEGHWLLAKSYGDLARLESDQGRGAAQVAATIELGRRALQRFLATDPAGDDRFEALFDLATLSSNLGFVQLEAGAYDSALVALEEAAESLGAMVAAGRRPAESLTRNALRHAVKLGERAGDGPARARVDRLASRLFEILEPSPRVRAERLYWSQLRAGAHELVQAGTAEADIAAAMREALRGGEVPEPVRSHPAFQNLAIELATRLGRRGDVVLVAMALSTAMQGGSLDEALSQLEGLAVAEAQMSDEDVSDDDDDLGEDDEDDA
- a CDS encoding C39 family peptidase, yielding MNANTLRTLAALSALLGLSCSRSPEAPAPIEPQASTAGAAPLASPSPALSSVLIEGVPHVRQKPDFCGEACISMALAKLGRPLDQDEVFARSGVDPALGRGAFTKEMQAALERVGFDPGPVWRKVEAARAGAGLDAEFKALHDDLRAGVPSIVCMHYSDKPETTEHFRLVLGYDAAKDEVIYHEPAEDDGAYRRMPRALFLKLWPLKYNAETWTVIRMRMAPRDLSLAAKAPPKPGFSPAAFAQHVMALKPKIDRLGGRFTVIVEPPFVVIGDGDPAAVRAGSERTVRWATAKLKQDYFTKDPDRILDVWLFKDAASYNKNARALFGETPSTPYGWYSSRHGALVMNISTGGGTLVHEIVHPFVEANIPHCPPWLNEGLGSLYEQSGDEDGHIHGYTNWRLRGLKEAIREGDVPPFAELLAMDEDAFYDRDRGTNYAQSRYLLYYLQEKGLLLKFYREFMGNRAADPTGLGALRRVLGEDDMEGFKRRWEKFVLGLSFP
- a CDS encoding SH3 domain-containing protein, whose amino-acid sequence is MHPSRSLVALAALALIAGCGGEESELDYAGEHESENIGTAEQAAVFMNAKIWNTGGVALNVRSTPSTSGTIVGSVAEGTSVGIECQVNGTLVGSTTIWDYLPAYGGYVTDAYVYTGYDGFVPGMPICGSSGGGGSTPLVVNGSTLNASQDKWVRWIAKNTFPKLQGTLSQRLDVASRVTWWALKEGVLDTTNPIAYSNCDNVHQGPLYVCYGMWQAGISGIQINDKDPVEVENLALKIHAGSTIKDVLAKAALSGGFAAGTSTYNSIVNATGGLRHSWLLRESAVGFTRQDPVVNSECVVGAKSWCYGSGWYPSNVYAPTKTAALKSISDLRAIISTLTQ
- a CDS encoding CHAP domain-containing protein: MHHSRSLVALAAFAILAGCGVEESELDVQGEQLVENTAEAEQALTTAKVWFTDGDGVNVRSTPSTSGTVLGWLAEGTSIGISCQTTGTTINGTNIWDYLPGYGGYVTDAYVLTGYDGFIPGMPMCDAPPPPPSSGTLGATIVSKARAQMPYTATAANCNKFSSYYGNGCIAWCSDYARYVWQMSGAKVDGLSASSITFYNYGIKYGTWKPNKAGVVMKPGDAVIWAHNTGYSEHVGIVTEVSGSTFRSIHGNFYYNGTSNPSIVHETSFQPLTWQAGTGAPILGFISPVQ
- a CDS encoding short-chain fatty acid transporter — protein: MSGAELPRSLDKATSSTGARDDGPPPGPLERAAARFTDWSERWIPDAFVFALVATFLVAIAAGVVLGRQKGPLAAAAQVAEIWGGGFWELIPFTLQMALVIITGYVVATTRPVYRLIRALAGVPRSARAAVAWVALFAMLSSWLNWGFSLIFSAMLAKEVARRIRDVDYRAVAASAFLGLGSIWAQGLSGSAALQMATPSAMQPATRAIVEAGGKIPGGVIPLSSTIFLWQSLVSVVVEVAIVTALVYLYAPAGARARTAKDMGIDLGPSPLEADEPLRRNTPGEWLEFSPLLSVLFVILSGGYLLRYFIGSGQGLNALNLNTVNLLFLTLGVALHGTPARLMRAVKEATPGVWGVILQFPFYAGIAALIVKTHLNEAIAGFFVGISTKATYPAVVAIYSAVLGVFVPSGGSKWVIEAPYVMAAAHDLGVHLGWMVAVYDLGEALANLVQPFWMLPILGLFGLRARDVMGYTFLVFLVLVPVVLLLVTVLGSTLTYPL